The proteins below are encoded in one region of Macaca nemestrina isolate mMacNem1 chromosome 10, mMacNem.hap1, whole genome shotgun sequence:
- the LOC139356864 gene encoding uncharacterized protein: MFSRVPWSSRILTFQGILRQNGLLRAKEASVASSQQASRWTPASGRTGPGEKISPFGAPHLPLLQHISLSLCPTFPFSASSLPVSPLLFLSYLFLVSYWPDRTFQVSLIPFQSLTHSLTHFCLSPVRFTILLRSLAFILLPSHAGTSCSPPPSSLCPASSRASSGLQDTGRAALGHDPAPRLVCEGQDGGDAAPEARGRLGQGEKEGSRPLGCWDLAPSRSPPPAPAQEGRKRLASDLKRLLENPVRPALPQGAQGHGAGPTEPRPHPAPELRRAGAAAGRAERRESQPVGASAAAASAASARIPSLVVIPAAGLLDTATATAVTQAPLQDHGQRSFARPQSAPEQALFQNHGQLLEQPQPRPGGRAHTPQSSHQHPETPGVQANKEKKGPPGLLHCPRSPPAARLSRALGKGVLSRRSE, encoded by the coding sequence ATGTTCTCTAGGGTCCCCTGGAGCTCCAGGATCCTTACGTTCCAGGGAATTCTCCGGCAGAATGGATTGTTGCGAGCAAAAGAGGCCAGTGTGGCCTCTTCTCAGCAGGCCTCTAGATGGACCCCAGCCTCTGGAAGGACTGGGCCAGGGGAAAAAATTAGCCCCTTCGGAGCCCCACACCTTCCTCTCCTCCagcacatttctctctctctttgccccaCTTTCCCTTTTTCTGCTTCTTCTCTGCCAgtctctccccttctctttctttcttatctgtTTCTCGTCTCCTACTGGCCCGACCGCACCTTCCAAGTATCGCTGATTCCTTTtcagtcactcactcactcactcactcatttttgCCTCTCGCCAGTCAGATTCACCATCCTTCTGCGGTCACTTGCGTTTATCCTGCTTCCCTCCCACGCCGGAACCTCTTGCTcgcctcctccctcttctctatGCCCGGCGAGTAGCAGAGCCTCCTCTGGACTCCAAGACACAGGAAGGGCTGCCCTGGGTCATGACCCAGCTCCACGGTTGGTGTGTGAAGGTCAGGATGGCGGTGACGCGGCCCCTGAGGCGAGAGGGAGGCTAGgccagggagagaaggaagggagccGACCGCTGGGCTGCTGGGATCTCGCGCCCTCGCGCTCCCCGCCGCCCGCCCCGGCGCAGGAAGGGCGCAAGCGGCTGGCGAGCGACTTGAAGAGACTTCTGGAGAATCCGGTGCGCCCGGCTCTACCTCAAGGAGCTCAGGGCCATGGTGCTGGACCAACAGAGCCTCGTCCACATCCAGCGCCAGAGCTCCGAAGAGCTGGAGCGGCGGCTGGACGAGCTGAGCGCCGAGAATCGCAGCCTGTGGGAGCATCAGCAGCTGCCGCAAGCGCAGCCTCCGCTCGGATTCCTTCCCTGGTAGTCATCCCCGCTGCCGGCCTCCTAGACACCGCTACCGCCACCGCAGTGACTCAGGCACCTCTTCAGGACCACGGACAGCGCTCGTTCGCCCGGCCGCAGTCCGCGCCCGAGCAGGCACTGTTTCAAAACCACGGACAGCTCCTGGAGCAACCCCAGCCGCGACCTGGCGGCAGAGCTCACACACCCCAGTCGTCCCATCAGCACCCGGAAACACCTGGGGTCCAGGCCAACAAGGAGAAGAAAGGTCCCCCCGGGTTGTTGCACTGCCCCCGAAGCCCCCCTGCAGCAAGACTCTCCCGCGCCCTCGGCAAGGGCGTCCTGAGCAGAAGATCTGAGTGA